The sequence GACGACCATACAAATGCTACCACGCAACAGTATTGACTTCTTTGATATTGATACTTCATAGCAAAAGAATAAATCATTTTAGCTTTACTCTTTTATTTCCATTTTGGAAACAAAGAAGCAACAGGAATTCCCAACAAAAAGATGACCGAGTTTTCTACATACATGAACCCATTGGATTCATAAATACAAATGTATGCAAACACCAACATATGCCTACATgaaatgtgatatatatatatatatatatacatacaatacTGCGTTGGTTGGCAataagagtgaaaacttcttttgAGGCAGCTGGGGTGTGTACCTTCATTGATGTTTTGGAGGAACTAACATTCTGCATCATTTAGCAGTCAACTTTGGCCATCACCAGTGCTTTGTGAATCTGTGGTTGAGTGGGTTGCATCACTCTTCTTGGACTCCAGCATTCCTTTATCTCTCAGCTCATCTTGGTTCATCTTGTGTTGTCTGCACTCAAAGCTACAAAACGACATCTCACCCCTGTAAATGGCAAGGGAAAGTATAGTCAAACAGAAGGAAGTAACCAAAGCATCCATGGTGGATGGGGATCATGAAGCATCCATAGGGACAACTTCTACTATCAAACATAAATCTTGTGTCAAATTTAGCTGCCCCATCCAATTTAAGACTCCAAACTGTTCACAAGAAATTACTTTAATACCGGTCATCTACAGAAAGATACATAGTTTTAATGAATCAAAGAGTCAACTTTGTTGATGAAACCAATAAATAGTTTTAATGAATCACTTGCTTGATGTAAAGATATCGCAATAGCTTCaattaaacaaaaaagaaaaagagagacatACCATAATTCAAATTATGCTGACTAATGCTCGAATAATTAGAAACTCAGTCTTTAATAACATGTTTGACTGGAATCATGTGATTCCAATCTATGAGTCAGTTATCACATCAAATCATCAAGTGATGATAAAtaatatcagaaaaaaaaaaacttgaaaacaGAGTTTAAAAAAGCACGTCTTCTAGATTTGATTATAAACTATGTTCAGCCCCCAATGAGATTTCAATCTCATCATTGGGAGAGAGAAACGACTGGGGTGTTGGATCAAGCAATGTTCCTAAgccttttttttatcatataccAATCCAACAATTAAGCCCAAAATTGATCCGATCTTTCGTCCTGGAGATGTCAGAATTCTACAGAATTATGCGAAATCAGCAATAAAACGATCAAATCCAACATAAAACAAGGACATTGTTCGCACCGATAGATGAAGGTATCGAACCCAGGGCCGAGGCGGCGATTGCAGAGGCCACAGGTCATCAAGAACTTGGTCGTCGCCCAGACGTCGCTGAAGCTTCGCCGATGGATGCTCCTCGGCGGCGCATCCAACGCCGCCGCCTCCACCCGCCGCTCCCGCAGGAGGAAATCGTTGTGGCGACGACGGATACCCTCTCcgccctccaccgccgccgccagaTCCTCCGCGGAGAACTCCTTCATGCTCGTAGTCCGCCGGATGGGCGCCCGCGGCCGCTTCCGGGAAAGCGCCGCCGCGTCCATTCCGTTGCCCTTCCCCTCCGCCATCTCTCTTCTCTGATGCGTAACAGACATGAGAGACTGGCAGGTGGTGACGCCAACGTTTGTTTTGTTGGCTTTAAATGTGTTGTTGGCTTTAAATGTGAAGAGGGACAGATAGATGGCGGGCAGTTAAATGAGGCAAGATGAATCTCGACCGTTAATTAGGACCTCTTCATCGATGCATCCAACCCACTTTCTATTCTGGAAGAGGATGCATCCCAAAATTGGGTTGGGAGAAAAAAGTGTGGAGATGTATTTAGTTTTTGTGGAAAATATGTTTGGCATTTAGTTttgaattttatttaattttatatcaaaattaaaacaTAATGTCCGAATGAAAAAAATCGTTAGGTCACTAACAATCATCGTAAAATCATATCGAATTTAATTAATATAGATATCAATCGATTTCAACATACAAAGAAAATGACACGAGGCGTCGGTACCATATAAGTATCATGAATCTCAAACATATATGTCGATTATAGCTAATAACAAACAAGCAATACTATTGTAGTGGGAATCAATCAAGTGCAATTGTAGTACCATAATGCATACAACCATTGCAGTACCATTATAGTCAAGCAAGTGCAATCAAGTGGGGTCATACTTCCATCTTGTAATGTCATTACTAGTTTCTTATGCTTGAATTAGTCTATCATATTTTATGTCAATCCCACATCAAATGTGGCTATTCAATTGAATTGGTATATGCCAATAACTTGGATTGATGATTTAGATTCATCAGATCAATGCCTTCCTCCTCCTTAAGACTTCTACCTTGATAGATCACTGAAACATTCGACGAAGTGGAGTTCAAGGTAATAGCAGATGGGTAATGGACATATTGCATGCAACTATTGGTTGTGTCTCAGCATATAGTGTCTATGTTGCTCTATTGAACTGTGCTTTGACTGCTTTCTCTGCATCGGCCTCTTTCACAAGTGAACACAACCATGGAAGTTTACATTCCCAGAGAGAGCAAGAAGAGAATCTGTGGCTGGTTGCAGAATCTGGTGCAGCAGCAGAGTCATCTATGGTGTCTTTTCAGGTGAACAGATCAAACTGTGCACCTAGTACCCAGTTTATTGTAGTCAAGTGTATGTCTCACAGTGTCTTCTTTGATGTCATCATGGTCATCAGCTCTTGGatgttttctcctcgtcttctttGTTTGGGTTGCTAAAAAATAGTTGTGGAATGCTTTGCATTTGGACTCTCTTTGCCTTGCAGATGTCATAACAAGCACTTATCGGAAGCTTTACAGTAAGTCCAGAAGATTCTTGGCCCCTTTCTTCAACTTAATTGCTTTGGGTCATTAGGACTTATCAATTTGTGTACAAGAACAATTAATCAAGAAACACATCATTTACTGCATTGGAAGAGTAGCAAGAGATAGATCTTAATGTTCTCGAATGATGAATGAGAGCTTGTGCGTTCCGGATGATGCGACTGCAGAAGAACAATGATAGAACTGCTCATTCTCATGCACACACCTAAAGGGGAGATGGAATGTAGATTGTGATGGTTCTTCTTCCCCGTCAAGAATCACATGAGTAATAGGGGAGTTCTCCTTCGAGAGGTTTTGGCCTTTTCCTGCGTCTTCTTCCTGAGTGGCTTTGTAGGCAGAGTGTTGGTGGGGGTAAAAGGGTGTCTTATTGTGGATATCAAGTCATATGCTGCTTTATTGAAACCATTGTCTTCTTGTGGATATCAAATCCAGATTTTTGTCACTGAGCTATATATTTTCTGTTTTCTTCATCCTCAAAATCTTACTTAGAATTGTGGTAATCAGAAGCTAATTATAATTCACATTCAGGTTTTATTTGATCCGAGCTACTGATGATATGATCTTGTTGAGTTTGAATCAATGATCCAAGTTAATAGTAGTAACTATCATTCTTCTGTAACAGAGATGTCATGGCTATTGTAATAATGTTCCTATATTTACATGCAGAACACAAATGAAGCAAGCTCGAAAGAGAGCATGGTTAAACCATGATCTCTTGTATGATGGCAACAATGGTGATGGAGAAGAACACTGCTTGGTTGTGATTGTCTGGGGGGTAGAAGAAGTGACAAAGGACTGAGTTCATCTTTAGATTAAAATAAGGTGGAAGAAACAAGAATTCTACTGCATTAAATCATTGTTTGCAGCTGACAATGCCAAATCCAGCCTATAGCCATTATCATGCAAGCAAAGAAATCTCAGCACACTGACACAGTGAAGGTACGTTATGGCACACTGGTTTGTATAAGGAAAGGGCGAAGCAGAGGATGGGCTATTGGTACGTGACAGGATTCCCCTCCTCCCTCTCCGATCCTTACCTTTGTCCTCTCCCCTTGGAGCTCTGTAGTAGTTGCTGCTCTTGTTGTGTGTAGGGAAGATGCAGGGCGGTggtggaagagggaggaggggagGAAGCAGCAGGGAAGCCAGCCCAGACCGAGCCAGGCTGAGCTactcacagcagcagcagcagcagcagaggctCGTGACGCCACCGAGGAAGGTTCAGGTCATCTACTATCTCAGCAGAAATGGCCAGTTGGAGCACCCTCACTTCATTGAGCTCCCTCACCTCCCCAACCAACAGCTTCGTCTCAGAGGTTGCCTGCTGTAATCTGCTCTTTTCTTCTCGCCTGCACGCATCGTTCTCACCGATGCTTACGTATGTGTAGATGTAATGGAGAGACTGACTGCTTACAGAGGCAGAGGCATGCCTTCTCTCTTCTCCTGGTCCTGCAAGAGGTAAGCTCTTACCCACATCTAAGTCGGAGCTCAAGCTCGATTTGCTGATGTTGTGATCGACTGTGAAACATGACGAAGGAGCTACAAGAATGGGTACGTGTGGAACGACTTGGCCGAGAACGACGTTATCTACGCCACCGACGGCGTCGAGTACGTGCTCAAAGGCTCCGAGATCATCCCCGGCGCTTACGGTCTCTTCTCTCGAGTCTTTGTTGCTGTTTATTTATTGGATGCTTTTGGTCGATCGTAAGCTTCGTTTTGGCTGAGATCGGTTTGAACTCGACGTTGCAGAGCGTTTCCAGCACACTGCAGCAAGCAGCGAGCAGCCGAAACCACTACCCATCTGCCACAGACTCCATTTGGAAGTAGGAGAAGATGATGGAGAGGAGGTGGAAGAAGAAGGGACagcggaggacgaggaggaggaggaggtgagagGCGGTACGCGCACCGCGGGGGACGAGACTAGAACGAGTCGTCCGCGTTACTCTCATCGGTCACGCGGCGTTTCGACGGACGAGATTGAGCGACTCGAGCACCGGACCGCGACTCGGGCCCACCAGCCCGCGCGCACCGAGTTGCCGCTCGACGACGCCTCCCCGCCGTCCTCCACGTCCTCGGACAAGCCCCCCACCCACGGCCCTGGAGGCGGCAGCGCCGACGGCGACTCCCGGCGATTCGAGAAGCCCGAAGAGACTCCCGAACCGGGCCTGACTCGGAACTCGGTCCTGATCCAACTCATCACCTGCGGGTCGGCGGCGTTGAAGGTAAGAAGCAGCCCCGGCGGAGGGACGGCGAAGGCTGCCGACTCCAAGCTCCACCACGGGGTGGTGAGTCGACTAGCTAGTCGTGCGGACGAGGACGCCGAGCTGCGGCGCATCTTGGAGAACCCCCGGTTCTGCCACCCCCTGGTGGAGGACAAGGAGTACTTCAGTGGGAGCATCGCGGAAGGAAGCAGGCCGCCACCCGAGCCTTGTCTCGAGAAATCCTCCTCCTTCAGAGAAGAAAGGTGACACTCCCACTGATCCCATTTCATTCCATTCGAATTGATCACCACCTAATGATCAAAGAAACCATCCATGCTGTTTAGGTTCAAACATACAGAGTCAACCTCCATTCACATGTTGTTTAACCTTTGTGTAGTTGTGGTTGGGGCGAACCTCCAACTTATCTTCCGACTGATATATGTGCACGTGTATAAGTACTTTGGTGTGGTGACAGGAGCTCAAAGCTTGGGATCGGGGGGAGGTTGGAGGTTGAAGAAGGCAGGGAAGGGGCTGTGAAAGGGAAGTGCATCCCTGGCAGAAGGAAATCCTCTGGTAAGCAGCagtaacaacagcagcagcagctgatactctctctctctctctctctctctctctctgtctctgtctctctctgtgCAATGTAACTGTGCTTACATGTACCGGAGGGAGGAACGCAGGGTCAGCTGCTTGGACGTCACTTCTCGGAATGGATGCATGCCTCTGTTCCCCTGCAGTGTCTCCCTAAGCTATGTCTTAGGGTCGATGTCTGGCTTTGCTGCTACTGTGACTTctcagaataagagtgagtgaatGGTCTTCATAGATTTGATCACTGTTGAATTCGAAATAAGAAAGAATCAGAACTAAATCAGAATCGATTAATAGTTTTATTATGATTCCAAACTAAACGGATGTAAGAGTTGGGGAGTAAAAGGGCTCGGTTCTCGTTTCACCCTTGTAGTAATCGGAATCGAAACTAATCTCGATTTGATTTTGAATTgactaaacaaataaaatattatatatatatatatatatatgattagattGAGTGTTAAAATAACATTATTTCAATGAAAAGTAAGTTGCTCTTAAATATTAACATAAGAATTTTATATATtaatcattcaaaatatatttctaTAGTATTTTTCTATATATTATAGTTAATTAAATATATACTTATCTTATTTAACttgaaaataaagatgataaTAAATCTTCACGTTCATCGAGCAAGATAGAGAGTGATATACATATTAAATTGAGAGTATAAAATGATGGGATCTCTAATAATCTTATTttttgaattattgatttatagtaactcatattaataatttataaaaaaaaatatttttttaattaaatgggCTATATTCAATCtaaaaaatttatctaaattttataattaatcttttaataatttatttataatcaATGAATTAATCAATATCACTCAagtcattacataatttcataaaGAAATTTTACTTCACTGTTATAACGGGCGGAACgatcttaaattattataaaattttattaaaaaactaaGAACCATAAATACACATTAATTATtagcttaaaataaaattatttaaagatTAAACTACTTTCCTAATTTACTACtaatacatattttattttattaattaaaaattcCTGGATAAATCAtctaaaaagtatatatatatatatatatatatatatatatatatataaacatggtGAAGTAATTGAAACCAGGCACGTGGCCATGTGCGTCCGTTGCCGTTTCCCTTTCGTTTCACGCGGTTTCACTGTTAACGCGTCTCCGACAGTACGCCTCTCCCCACGCCGCCTCCATACGTTCAGCCGACGCATCCCATTTCAACGCACGCCGCTCCGGCCGCCATCTACTACTCTCTCTCTTCTCCGAAACCAACCGCGAGACACCGTTATCCACCGCTTGATGAAGAACCGACTGCCGTGATCAGCCCATGGACTCCCATCAAGAACAGTCCATGAAGAGCTAAAGGGTTCCACGTAGCAACACGTTTTCTACGGGAATGTTCAAAATCGTCTGCAACTTTTTGTCTGGAAGTCCACATAAAGAAGATCCCTCGTCTCTGTTTTAGACCAGTAGAAACAGTAACAATCGAAGGGCTTCAGACCACTTAATATTTGTTATCTTTCATAACTTAATTCTATATTTGACTTCTATTTGCCCGGTTAATCCAACCAGAACTTGCCACCTAGCTTCCACAACTTAGCGATTGATGAGGCTAGAGACAAGTTACCGCTTCCCACCTTCATTAAACCCGGGGCTGTTCTTCCGGTGGTCGACTGCAGGCAGGCAATCATCACAAGCCACGCGTCCCGGAAACTGACACCAGTCTGTGGCCTCCTCGACAGGTGGCGGTGACGCCTGAGATACTGGCGCGTGGCATCCTGCGATTTGACAGCGAGGAGAAGAAACGCCTATATGAGCTCGCCGCAAGACTCCGTCCTCTTGGCAGAGAAAGCTGATCGCCTCCACTTACACGAGAAGCCTCCACCCCCGCCACTCCGTGAGCTGAGAGATCCCTCGAGAGCTAACAAAAAGTGATCTTTGATCCAATTTGTTTCCTCCGTAAGCTCCCTGAAGTGAAAAGTTTCGATTTTTCGAGTTCTTTCCTCTGATTTCTGTGAGATCAGATCAACTTTTCAGCTTCTTTTTGGCCCCCCCTTCTTCCAGATTTCCTCAGCCAAGAGGGCTTCTTTTTGTACCCTCAGGTTGATCGGTCctcgttctttcttttcttttcctagaTTGACCAAAAGAGGCTGCTTTTTTCTTCTGTTCCTCTTTCTTTCAGAATTCCTTCCTCTGTTTCTACTTTCTATTGTTCTGTTCACAGCCAATTGGGCTTTTGCCAATCTGCCCCTTTTGTACTGCATCTTTTTCTTGCTTCTTTGCCACCTCACGAAGCTACTTCGTTTGTTATCCTCTGGCTTTTAGTTGAAGCTTTGGGTTTGCTTTACAGAGAAGGCATGGCTGCAGCCATGGATGTTTACAGCAGCATGCCAGTTTCCTCATCATCA comes from Musa acuminata AAA Group cultivar baxijiao chromosome BXJ3-3, Cavendish_Baxijiao_AAA, whole genome shotgun sequence and encodes:
- the LOC135632989 gene encoding FCS-Like Zinc finger 5-like; translated protein: MSVTHQRREMAEGKGNGMDAAALSRKRPRAPIRRTTSMKEFSAEDLAAAVEGGEGIRRRHNDFLLRERRVEAAALDAPPRSIHRRSFSDVWATTKFLMTCGLCNRRLGPGFDTFIYRGEMSFCSFECRQHKMNQDELRDKGMLESKKSDATHSTTDSQSTGDGQS
- the LOC135633904 gene encoding protein SOSEKI 2-like — protein: MQGGGGRGRRGGSSREASPDRARLSYSQQQQQQQRLVTPPRKVQVIYYLSRNGQLEHPHFIELPHLPNQQLRLRDVMERLTAYRGRGMPSLFSWSCKRSYKNGYVWNDLAENDVIYATDGVEYVLKGSEIIPGAYERFQHTAASSEQPKPLPICHRLHLEVGEDDGEEVEEEGTAEDEEEEEVRGGTRTAGDETRTSRPRYSHRSRGVSTDEIERLEHRTATRAHQPARTELPLDDASPPSSTSSDKPPTHGPGGGSADGDSRRFEKPEETPEPGLTRNSVLIQLITCGSAALKVRSSPGGGTAKAADSKLHHGVVSRLASRADEDAELRRILENPRFCHPLVEDKEYFSGSIAEGSRPPPEPCLEKSSSFREERSSKLGIGGRLEVEEGREGAVKGKCIPGRRKSSGKQQ